The following proteins come from a genomic window of Deinococcus seoulensis:
- a CDS encoding sensor histidine kinase, producing MSTGGVRQALRILFPPPRLPLGDGTLWTVCLGTLACVLLTDLLTPASLVVGTLLTVPVALSALGTSRRPVVVLTLLSVLASLLAAVANAQVDGFNRSDLSNRTVSLLAILLVGGLTLRSREASERAVRIAEDERLLTRERLLRRLAEDMGGPLGQPEFVTRAAAALQRLTGARSVEVGAAVRAVLRAPHALATAPDVGPDDTSLPSWLDERLPLEFLARPVGAGNVWAADGGRVVLARLQRADDSDLLLILRGPQTPLALTGEAVAALQPLLDRTRLLDDLRAGREQLRERGELLRDLVYAFSHDLRTPLLANAMNMQGALRGAYGPLPDAYRETLGNGLEANAALLALAEKLLLVTKYESGETDDQTSDVNLRTLVQGVLEDLRPRVEASRLNVERQLSAARVQGRRHDLRRAVQNLLENAVKFSPPDGTLRVTLTHVDGEVTLTVQDDGPGVPLSREGQLFQRFRSGGAGGGTGLGLYLTRRIAEGHGGSVRYVRAQQRSLFILTLPDGAAHA from the coding sequence ATGAGCACAGGTGGCGTGAGACAGGCGCTGCGGATCCTGTTCCCGCCGCCCCGGCTGCCGCTCGGGGACGGCACGCTCTGGACGGTGTGCCTGGGGACCCTGGCGTGCGTATTGCTCACCGACCTGCTGACCCCGGCGTCGCTGGTGGTGGGGACGCTGCTGACCGTCCCGGTGGCCCTGTCGGCGCTGGGCACCTCGCGCCGCCCGGTGGTGGTCCTGACCCTGCTGAGCGTCCTGGCGTCCCTGCTGGCCGCCGTGGCGAACGCGCAGGTGGACGGCTTCAACCGCTCCGACCTCTCGAACCGGACGGTCAGCCTGCTGGCGATCCTGCTGGTGGGCGGCCTGACCCTGCGGTCCCGCGAGGCGTCCGAGCGGGCCGTGCGGATCGCGGAGGACGAGCGCCTGCTGACCCGTGAGCGGCTGCTGCGCCGCCTTGCGGAGGACATGGGCGGCCCGCTGGGCCAGCCGGAGTTCGTGACGCGGGCCGCGGCGGCCCTGCAACGCCTGACCGGGGCGCGCAGCGTCGAGGTGGGCGCCGCCGTGCGGGCGGTCCTGCGCGCCCCGCACGCGCTGGCCACCGCGCCGGACGTAGGGCCGGACGACACCAGCCTGCCGTCCTGGCTGGACGAGCGCCTGCCGCTGGAATTCCTGGCCCGCCCGGTCGGTGCCGGGAACGTCTGGGCGGCCGACGGGGGCCGCGTGGTCCTGGCGCGGCTGCAACGCGCGGATGACAGTGACCTGCTGCTGATCCTGCGCGGCCCGCAGACGCCGCTGGCCCTGACCGGGGAGGCGGTGGCGGCCCTGCAACCCCTGCTGGACCGCACGCGGCTGCTCGACGACCTGCGCGCCGGGCGTGAGCAGCTGCGGGAACGCGGGGAACTGCTGCGTGACCTCGTGTACGCGTTCTCGCATGACCTGCGCACGCCGCTGCTGGCGAACGCCATGAACATGCAGGGCGCGCTGCGCGGCGCGTACGGCCCCCTGCCCGACGCGTACCGCGAGACCCTCGGCAACGGCCTGGAAGCGAACGCCGCGCTGCTGGCCCTCGCGGAGAAACTGCTGCTGGTCACCAAGTACGAGAGCGGCGAGACGGACGATCAGACCAGCGACGTGAACCTGCGGACCCTGGTGCAGGGCGTGCTGGAGGACCTGCGGCCCCGCGTGGAGGCCAGCCGCCTGAACGTGGAACGCCAGCTGAGCGCCGCGCGCGTGCAGGGGCGGCGGCACGACCTGCGCCGCGCCGTGCAGAACCTGCTGGAGAACGCCGTGAAGTTCAGTCCGCCTGACGGGACGCTGCGCGTCACCCTGACCCACGTGGACGGCGAGGTGACGCTGACCGTGCAGGACGACGGGCCGGGCGTGCCGCTCTCGCGGGAGGGGCAGCTGTTCCAGCGCTTCCGCAGTGGCGGGGCGGGGGGCGGGACGGGCCTGGGCCTGTACCTCACGCGCCGCATCGCCGAGGGGCACGGCGGGAGCGTGCGGTACGTCCGCGCGCAGCAGCGCAGCCTGTTCATCCTGACCCTCCCGGACGGAGCGGCGCATGCCTGA
- the kdpF gene encoding K(+)-transporting ATPase subunit F: MVGAAGAAQHRGRMNTLLLVLVLALILYLLYALIRAERF; encoded by the coding sequence ATGGTGGGCGCGGCGGGCGCGGCGCAGCATCGGGGGCGTATGAATACGTTGCTGCTCGTGCTGGTGCTGGCCCTGATCCTCTACCTGCTGTACGCCCTGATCCGCGCGGAGCGGTTCTGA
- the kdpA gene encoding potassium-transporting ATPase subunit KdpA — translation MDILLTFLLTFLLAAPLGLLIARLYASPASRFTAGLLRLCGVNAASGMNWRQYGAALLGTNAVLGVVAYLTLVTQGALPLNPDRIGDMRWDTALHTAASFITNTNQQHYSGQSGLSYLSQLIAIVTLQFVTPAAGMAALFAVLRGLRGQANVGNYYLDVTRALGTLLPASLLLAALLTSQGVPSTFSGAKTATLLQPQQVEGQAEPVTTQTIPVGPVAAMVAIKQLGTNGGGWYGPNSSVPLENPTPLSNLASMVSLILFPVSLVIASGVFLNRRRFGAALLGVMSVTSAALITGAVLAERQPNAALLGLAAPGGNMEGKEVRLGTDATALWASLTTQTSNGSVSGMHDSLNPLGGLVPQLGMFLNDVYGGIGVGMINMLVFVILTVFIAGLMVGRTPELFGRKIEVREIKLASLLILLQPALVLGFTAVTLAAPALSGTSNPGFHGLSQVLYEYNSAYANNGSGFEGLGDNTPWWNVTCAAVLILARFLPILAPLAIAGLLATKKAAPETSGTLRVDTPVFAGMLLGVMVLLQLLNFAPALVLGPVAEQLSLTQPAGAGTPAAAAPATVPAPGPDPVPATPPSPLTGAAR, via the coding sequence ATGGACATCCTCCTGACGTTCCTGCTGACCTTCCTGCTGGCCGCGCCGCTGGGCCTGCTGATCGCGCGGCTGTATGCCTCGCCCGCGTCGCGCTTCACGGCGGGCCTGCTGCGCCTGTGCGGCGTGAACGCGGCGTCCGGCATGAACTGGCGGCAGTACGGCGCGGCCCTGCTGGGCACGAACGCCGTGCTGGGCGTAGTGGCCTACCTGACCCTGGTCACGCAGGGCGCGCTGCCCCTAAACCCGGACCGCATCGGTGACATGCGCTGGGACACGGCGCTGCACACCGCCGCGAGTTTCATCACGAACACCAACCAGCAGCATTACAGCGGCCAGAGCGGCCTGAGTTACCTCTCACAGCTGATCGCCATCGTGACCCTGCAGTTCGTGACGCCCGCCGCCGGGATGGCCGCGCTGTTCGCGGTGCTGCGCGGCCTGCGCGGGCAGGCGAACGTCGGGAACTACTACCTGGACGTGACGCGCGCCCTGGGCACCCTGCTGCCCGCCTCGCTGCTGCTGGCCGCACTGCTGACCTCGCAGGGCGTGCCCAGCACCTTCAGCGGCGCGAAGACCGCCACGCTGCTGCAACCGCAGCAGGTGGAAGGTCAGGCCGAGCCGGTCACCACGCAGACCATCCCGGTCGGGCCGGTCGCGGCGATGGTCGCCATCAAGCAGCTCGGCACGAACGGCGGCGGCTGGTACGGCCCGAACTCCAGCGTCCCGCTGGAGAACCCCACGCCCCTGAGCAACCTCGCGAGCATGGTCAGCCTGATCCTGTTCCCGGTGAGTCTGGTGATCGCCAGCGGCGTGTTCCTGAACCGCCGCCGCTTCGGCGCGGCGCTGCTGGGCGTCATGAGCGTCACGTCGGCCGCGCTGATCACCGGCGCGGTCCTCGCGGAGCGGCAACCGAACGCGGCGCTGCTGGGCCTCGCCGCGCCCGGCGGGAACATGGAAGGCAAGGAAGTGCGCCTCGGCACGGACGCCACGGCCCTGTGGGCCAGCCTGACCACCCAGACGAGTAACGGCTCGGTGAGCGGCATGCACGACAGCCTCAACCCCCTGGGCGGCCTGGTCCCGCAACTCGGGATGTTCCTGAACGACGTGTACGGCGGGATCGGCGTCGGCATGATCAACATGCTGGTGTTCGTGATCCTGACCGTGTTCATCGCCGGGCTGATGGTGGGCCGCACGCCGGAACTGTTCGGCCGCAAGATCGAGGTCCGCGAGATCAAACTGGCGTCCCTGCTGATCCTGCTGCAACCCGCGCTGGTGCTGGGCTTCACGGCCGTCACGCTGGCCGCGCCCGCCCTGAGCGGCACCTCCAACCCCGGCTTCCACGGCCTGTCGCAGGTGCTGTACGAGTACAACAGCGCCTACGCCAACAACGGCAGCGGCTTCGAGGGCCTGGGCGACAACACACCCTGGTGGAACGTCACCTGCGCCGCCGTGCTGATCCTGGCGCGCTTCCTGCCGATCCTGGCGCCGCTGGCCATCGCGGGCCTGCTCGCCACGAAGAAGGCCGCGCCGGAAACGAGCGGCACGCTGCGCGTCGACACGCCCGTGTTCGCCGGGATGCTGCTGGGCGTGATGGTCCTGCTGCAACTCCTGAACTTCGCGCCCGCGCTGGTGCTGGGCCCGGTCGCCGAGCAGCTGAGCCTCACCCAGCCCGCAGGCGCCGGAACGCCCGCCGCCGCCGCGCCTGCCACCGTACCTGCCCCCGGACCTGACCCCGTGCCCGCCACGCCCCCCTCTCCCCTGACCGGAGCCGCCCGATGA
- the kdpB gene encoding potassium-transporting ATPase subunit KdpB, which yields MITQPRPSEPATPAPTPSDPAPRRSLFTPDLLRDAWKASLTKLDPRRMAKSPVMFIVLVGAVLTAALTAGDLIAGRDWAYGAAISALLLLTVLFANFAEGLAEARGRAQAQGLRAARQDTPARLLRGGAETTVPSSDLRRGDLIVLEAGDLIPGDGEIVEGMASVDESAITGESAPVIREAGTDHSGVTGGTRVLSDRIVVRVTSQPGESFLDRMIALVEGASRQKTPNELALGILLVALTLIFLIVVATLPALAGFVGVRVDTVTLVALLVCLIPTTIGGLLPAIGIAGMDRALQANVIARSGRAVEVAGDVDLLLLDKTGTITIGNRMATRFAPLTGVTETELARAAALSSLADPTPEGRSIVTLARTLTDLPARPDDAEFIEFSAQTRMSGVDYTEGGAQRVQIRKGAADRMARFAAGFSAGAAADSATNPGELDDLVAGIARAGGTPLTVAEVRGGSARVLGVVALSDIVKPGMRERFEQLRRMGLRTVMITGDNPLTAEAIAREAGVDGFLAEATPEDKLQMIRDEQAAGRLVAMMGDGTNDAPALAQADVGLAMQSGTQAAKEAANMIDLDSDPTKLIEVVEIGKGLLMTRGALTTFSIANDVAKYFAILPALFAAQLPALGTLNVMDLSSPRSAILSAVIFNALVIPALIPVALRGVRYSPGSADALLTRNLLIYGLGGVIVPFAGIKVIDLLLGGLGL from the coding sequence ATGATCACCCAGCCCCGCCCGTCCGAACCCGCCACACCCGCCCCCACACCCTCGGACCCGGCGCCGCGCCGCTCCCTGTTCACGCCGGACCTGCTGCGCGACGCCTGGAAGGCCAGCCTGACCAAACTCGACCCGCGCCGCATGGCGAAAAGCCCCGTGATGTTCATCGTGCTGGTCGGCGCCGTCCTGACCGCCGCCCTGACCGCAGGTGACCTGATCGCGGGCCGCGACTGGGCGTACGGCGCGGCCATCAGCGCCCTGCTGCTGCTGACCGTGCTGTTCGCGAACTTCGCCGAGGGACTGGCCGAGGCGCGCGGCCGGGCCCAGGCGCAGGGCCTGCGCGCCGCCCGCCAGGACACACCCGCGCGGCTGCTGCGCGGCGGCGCGGAGACGACCGTGCCGTCCAGCGACCTGCGGCGCGGCGACCTGATCGTCCTAGAGGCCGGTGACCTGATCCCCGGCGACGGCGAGATCGTCGAGGGCATGGCCAGCGTGGACGAGAGCGCCATCACCGGCGAGAGCGCCCCCGTGATCCGCGAGGCCGGCACCGACCACAGCGGCGTGACCGGCGGCACCCGCGTCCTGAGCGACCGGATCGTGGTGCGCGTCACGTCGCAGCCCGGCGAGAGCTTCCTGGACCGCATGATCGCGCTGGTCGAGGGCGCCAGCCGCCAGAAAACCCCGAACGAACTGGCGCTCGGCATCCTGCTGGTCGCCCTGACCCTGATCTTCCTGATCGTCGTCGCCACGCTCCCGGCCCTGGCGGGCTTCGTGGGCGTGCGGGTGGACACCGTCACGCTGGTCGCGCTGCTGGTGTGCCTGATTCCCACCACCATCGGCGGCCTGCTGCCCGCCATCGGCATCGCCGGGATGGACCGCGCCCTGCAGGCGAACGTGATCGCCCGCAGCGGCCGCGCCGTCGAGGTCGCGGGCGACGTGGACCTCCTGCTGCTCGACAAGACCGGCACCATCACCATCGGCAACCGCATGGCCACCCGCTTCGCGCCCCTGACCGGCGTGACCGAGACCGAACTGGCCCGCGCGGCCGCGCTGTCCTCGCTGGCCGACCCGACCCCGGAAGGCAGGAGCATCGTGACCCTGGCCCGCACCCTGACCGACCTGCCCGCCCGGCCGGACGACGCGGAGTTCATAGAGTTCAGCGCGCAGACCCGCATGAGCGGCGTAGACTACACCGAAGGCGGCGCGCAGCGCGTGCAGATCCGCAAGGGCGCCGCCGACCGCATGGCCCGCTTCGCCGCCGGGTTCAGTGCCGGCGCGGCCGCAGACTCAGCCACGAACCCTGGCGAACTGGACGACCTGGTCGCCGGGATCGCCCGCGCCGGCGGCACGCCCCTGACCGTCGCCGAGGTGCGCGGCGGCTCGGCCCGCGTGCTGGGCGTGGTGGCCCTGTCCGACATCGTGAAACCCGGCATGCGCGAACGCTTCGAGCAGCTGCGCCGCATGGGCCTGCGCACCGTGATGATCACCGGCGACAACCCCCTGACCGCCGAGGCCATCGCCCGCGAGGCCGGCGTGGACGGCTTCCTGGCCGAGGCGACCCCCGAGGACAAACTCCAGATGATCCGCGACGAGCAGGCCGCCGGGCGACTCGTGGCCATGATGGGCGACGGCACCAACGACGCCCCGGCCCTCGCGCAGGCGGACGTGGGCCTCGCCATGCAGAGCGGAACGCAGGCCGCCAAGGAAGCCGCGAACATGATCGACCTGGACTCCGACCCCACCAAACTGATCGAGGTGGTCGAGATCGGCAAGGGCCTGCTGATGACACGCGGCGCACTCACCACCTTCTCCATCGCCAACGACGTCGCCAAGTACTTCGCGATCCTGCCCGCCCTGTTCGCCGCGCAACTCCCCGCGCTGGGCACCCTGAACGTCATGGACCTCAGCAGCCCGCGCAGCGCCATCCTCAGCGCCGTGATCTTCAACGCGCTGGTCATCCCGGCGCTGATCCCGGTCGCGCTGCGCGGCGTGCGGTACTCGCCCGGCAGCGCCGACGCCCTGCTGACCCGCAACCTCCTGATCTACGGACTGGGCGGCGTGATCGTCCCGTTCGCCGGTATCAAAGTGATCGACCTGCTGCTCGGCGGACTGGGCCTGTGA
- the kdpC gene encoding potassium-transporting ATPase subunit KdpC: MTTLPDSRPEPLDPSPTGTQPGLLGWLRFTALWIAVCGLAYPAVTTLLGGALFPAQASGSLITRGTQVVGSALVGQTFTGDGYFIGRPSAAGSGYDPVNASGSNLAPSNPALRERAQALSRQIAAREGVSADRIPPDLLTASGSGLDPHISPAGAQVQVPRVARARGLSQDAVLTLIAGATERSALGLGQPGVNVLKLNLALDAAAPLPATPAR, translated from the coding sequence ATGACCACCCTCCCAGACTCCCGCCCTGAACCCCTCGACCCCTCCCCCACCGGCACCCAGCCGGGCCTGCTGGGCTGGCTGCGGTTCACCGCGCTGTGGATCGCCGTGTGCGGACTGGCGTACCCGGCCGTGACGACCCTGCTGGGCGGCGCGCTGTTCCCGGCGCAGGCCAGCGGCTCGCTCATCACGCGCGGCACGCAGGTCGTCGGGTCGGCGCTGGTCGGGCAGACCTTCACCGGCGACGGGTACTTCATCGGGCGGCCCAGCGCCGCCGGAAGCGGGTACGACCCGGTGAACGCCTCGGGCAGTAACCTCGCGCCCAGCAACCCCGCCCTGCGGGAACGCGCGCAGGCCCTGTCCCGGCAGATCGCGGCCCGTGAAGGCGTCAGCGCCGACCGCATCCCGCCGGACCTGCTGACCGCCAGCGGCAGCGGCCTGGACCCGCACATCAGCCCGGCCGGCGCGCAGGTGCAGGTGCCCCGCGTCGCGCGGGCGCGCGGCCTGAGCCAGGACGCCGTCCTGACCCTGATCGCAGGCGCGACCGAACGCAGCGCCCTGGGCCTGGGCCAGCCCGGCGTGAACGTCCTGAAACTGAACCTCGCACTGGACGCCGCCGCGCCCCTGCCCGCCACACCCGCCCGCTGA